The following are from one region of the Rosistilla carotiformis genome:
- a CDS encoding Hsp70 family protein, whose product MTAKYIIGIDLGTTNSVLAYTPVQAESNAGSSEAAEIQLLPIPQLVAAGTVEERDSLPSFVYLANAAERTAGGLDAPWGKDQSYAVGQFARDRGGEAPDRTVGAAKSWLCHTGVDRRQPILPWQAPNDVEKISPVTASQRYLQHLVQAWQQRFPDAPIEQQQVVLTVPASFDPVARELTREAAIAAGLPANFVLLEEPQAAFYAWLSAVGDQWRKMLSVGQRVLVCDVGGGTTDLTLITVDEDGGDLTLRREAVGDHLLVGGDNMDLTMAHVVAGEFAKKKTKLNPWQSVSLWHSCRAAKESLLAPEGSEKQTISVLGRGSKLIGGTVSVEVDRESISQLLVDGFLPKCGLDAVPQRQAASGFQEIGLPFESDPGITRHLASFVSNHCTASESDSVSLPDFVLFNGGVFKADGFRNRMLEIVNSWSADAGDSKVQPLQGVHDLDHAVARGACYYGLNKQRGGLRIRGGTARSYYVGIETAGLAIPGAPRPLKALCVVPFGMEEGTETDVPSGEIGLVVGKPARFRFFSSNVRTDDKPGEQLDWWDDTELTETDPMEATLTLADGATESHVPVKFHANITELGVLELWCVAVHGDGRWKLEFNVRDEPQE is encoded by the coding sequence ATGACAGCTAAATACATCATCGGTATCGACCTCGGCACGACCAACAGCGTCCTGGCTTACACGCCGGTTCAAGCCGAATCGAATGCGGGCAGTTCGGAAGCCGCAGAGATCCAGTTGCTGCCGATTCCGCAATTGGTCGCCGCCGGGACCGTCGAAGAACGGGACAGTCTGCCGTCGTTTGTCTATCTAGCCAATGCCGCGGAACGAACCGCCGGTGGCTTGGACGCTCCCTGGGGCAAGGATCAATCGTACGCTGTCGGTCAGTTTGCCCGAGATCGTGGTGGCGAAGCTCCCGACCGAACCGTGGGGGCTGCGAAATCGTGGCTCTGCCACACCGGCGTCGATCGCCGCCAACCGATCCTCCCTTGGCAAGCTCCCAACGATGTCGAGAAGATCTCGCCGGTGACCGCTTCGCAGCGTTACCTGCAGCATTTGGTGCAGGCGTGGCAGCAGCGGTTCCCAGACGCTCCGATCGAACAACAACAAGTCGTCTTAACGGTTCCCGCTTCGTTTGATCCCGTCGCTCGCGAATTGACACGCGAAGCGGCGATCGCCGCCGGGTTGCCAGCCAACTTTGTTTTGTTGGAAGAACCGCAAGCTGCCTTCTACGCTTGGCTGTCGGCTGTCGGCGACCAGTGGCGAAAGATGTTGAGTGTCGGCCAACGCGTGCTGGTCTGCGACGTCGGTGGCGGTACGACCGACCTGACGCTGATCACCGTCGACGAGGATGGAGGCGATCTGACGCTGCGACGCGAAGCGGTTGGCGATCACTTGCTGGTCGGTGGCGACAACATGGATCTGACGATGGCCCATGTCGTGGCCGGGGAATTCGCCAAGAAGAAGACGAAACTAAACCCTTGGCAATCGGTCTCGCTGTGGCATTCGTGCCGCGCGGCGAAAGAGTCGCTGTTGGCTCCCGAGGGCTCCGAAAAACAGACGATTTCGGTCCTTGGCCGCGGCAGCAAATTGATCGGCGGCACGGTCAGTGTCGAAGTCGATCGTGAATCGATCTCGCAGCTGTTGGTCGATGGCTTTCTTCCCAAGTGTGGATTGGATGCGGTCCCGCAGCGGCAAGCCGCTTCGGGCTTCCAGGAGATCGGGCTGCCCTTTGAATCGGACCCGGGGATCACGCGTCACCTGGCGTCGTTTGTCTCCAACCACTGCACCGCGTCGGAGAGCGACAGCGTTTCGCTTCCCGATTTTGTGTTGTTCAACGGCGGCGTCTTTAAAGCCGATGGATTCCGCAACCGGATGCTGGAGATCGTCAACAGCTGGTCCGCCGACGCGGGCGATTCGAAGGTCCAACCGCTGCAAGGCGTTCACGACCTCGACCACGCCGTCGCTCGCGGCGCCTGTTATTACGGGCTGAACAAACAGCGTGGCGGTCTGCGGATTCGCGGCGGCACGGCCCGTTCATATTACGTCGGCATCGAAACCGCGGGGCTGGCGATTCCCGGAGCCCCTCGGCCGCTGAAGGCGCTCTGTGTGGTTCCCTTTGGAATGGAAGAGGGGACCGAGACCGACGTCCCTTCGGGCGAGATCGGTCTGGTTGTCGGCAAACCGGCCCGGTTCCGGTTCTTCAGTTCGAATGTTCGCACCGACGACAAGCCGGGCGAACAATTGGATTGGTGGGATGATACGGAACTGACCGAAACCGATCCGATGGAAGCGACGTTAACGCTGGCCGATGGAGCGACCGAATCGCACGTGCCGGTTAAATTCCATGCCAACATCACCGAACTGGGCGTCTTGGAACTGTGGTGCGTGGCGGTTCATGGCGACGGCCGCTGGAAGTTAGAATTCAACGTCCGCGACGAACCGCAAGAATAG
- a CDS encoding SpoVR family protein, which yields MNKRHGGLLYSGSQWDFKLLHRVYDAVEEIALGELGLDVYPNQIEVITSEQMLDAYAAIGMPLLYRHWSFGKRFAREELLYRKGAQSLAYELVINSQPCVSYVMEENTMTMQTLVIAHAAFGHNHFFKNNHLFRQWTRADRVLDELAYAKSYIAGCEQRYGLGEVESLLDSAHALMSHGVNRYATRRRSPREQQARSEARRQHLESTYNDLWRTVPTEPSDTTEVKTAEQDENDIEAAALDLPEENLLTFLANHAPKLKDWQREVLRIVRTLAQYFYPQRQTKMMNEGCATFVHYEIMNRLYHRGQIDEGSMLEFLHMHSAVVAQPNFDSRGFGGINPYALGYAMVRDIARICDDPDDEDRQWFPEIAGKGRSLETIRDAWEHYRDESFILQFLSPRLIREMRLFKVSDDANDEHMTVTAIHDESGYREVRRQLAAQYDISKQEPDIQISDANLKGNRRLVLTHRVRDGKLLEKSEANRILRHLAKLWGYRVRMVEVDAETKRPLSEYDAVSMP from the coding sequence ATGAATAAGCGGCATGGCGGGCTCTTGTACAGCGGATCGCAATGGGATTTCAAACTGCTGCACCGCGTCTACGATGCGGTCGAAGAGATCGCCTTGGGCGAACTGGGGCTGGACGTCTATCCCAACCAGATCGAAGTGATCACCTCCGAACAGATGCTGGACGCCTATGCCGCGATTGGAATGCCGCTGCTGTACCGCCACTGGTCGTTTGGCAAGCGTTTCGCCCGCGAGGAGCTGTTGTATCGCAAGGGAGCCCAATCGCTGGCTTATGAACTGGTGATCAATTCGCAGCCCTGCGTCTCGTACGTGATGGAAGAGAACACGATGACGATGCAGACGCTGGTGATCGCGCACGCGGCGTTCGGACACAATCATTTCTTCAAAAACAACCACCTGTTCCGCCAATGGACGCGAGCCGATCGCGTGCTGGATGAACTCGCGTATGCAAAGAGTTATATCGCCGGATGCGAGCAACGGTACGGACTGGGTGAAGTCGAATCGCTGTTGGATTCCGCTCACGCGCTGATGTCTCACGGCGTCAACCGCTACGCCACGCGGCGTCGCTCGCCGCGCGAACAGCAAGCGCGCAGCGAAGCCCGCCGCCAACATCTCGAATCGACTTACAATGATCTGTGGCGTACCGTCCCCACCGAACCGTCCGACACAACGGAGGTGAAGACCGCCGAACAAGACGAGAATGACATCGAAGCGGCCGCGTTGGACTTGCCCGAGGAAAATCTATTAACCTTCTTGGCCAACCATGCGCCAAAACTGAAGGACTGGCAGCGTGAAGTGCTGCGGATCGTTCGCACGCTGGCTCAATATTTCTACCCGCAGCGTCAGACCAAGATGATGAACGAAGGGTGTGCGACCTTTGTCCATTACGAAATCATGAACCGCTTGTACCATCGCGGCCAGATCGACGAAGGATCGATGCTGGAATTCCTGCACATGCATTCGGCGGTTGTCGCCCAACCGAATTTCGATTCCCGCGGCTTCGGTGGGATCAATCCCTACGCGTTGGGATATGCCATGGTTCGCGATATCGCCAGGATCTGCGACGACCCCGACGACGAGGACCGCCAATGGTTCCCCGAGATCGCCGGCAAGGGGCGCTCGCTGGAGACGATCCGCGACGCCTGGGAGCACTATCGCGACGAGAGCTTCATCCTGCAGTTCTTAAGTCCGCGGTTGATCCGCGAAATGCGGTTGTTCAAGGTCAGTGATGACGCCAACGACGAACATATGACGGTCACCGCGATCCACGACGAATCGGGATACCGCGAGGTCCGCCGCCAATTAGCCGCCCAATACGACATCTCCAAACAGGAGCCCGATATCCAGATCAGCGACGCCAACCTGAAAGGGAACCGACGATTGGTCCTGACTCACCGCGTGCGCGATGGCAAGCTGTTGGAGAAATCCGAAGCCAACCGGATCTTGCGGCATCTGGCAAAACTGTGGGGCTACCGCGTCCGGATGGTCGAAGTCGACGCCGAGACCAAACGTCCGCTCAGCGAATACGACGCCGTCTCGATGCCGTAA
- a CDS encoding YeaH/YhbH family protein, with product MHVVDRRQNPKAKSLGNRQRFLRRVKSHMRKAFADSIRQRKIADLEGGQEVSISSKDLHEPTFHHDRNVGHRDYVLPGNHEYRPGDQIEKPSGGAGSGSGGSADGDGEDSFVFALTREEFLDLFFEDLELPNLAKRKLKSMDSPAWVRAGYSTDGSPQRLNKRETMRRSLARRIALGRPKLAEVEALQAELQQAQTAGDADEIARLRKLIDAQQTRMRAVPYLETVDLRYSRIQRVPKPTTQAVMFCLMDTSASMTEQLKDMAKRFYMLLHLFLKRHYKAVELVFIRHTYTAQEVDEQTFFHGRETGGTVVSSALEEMLKIVKQRYPVEDWNIYAAQASDGHNFDHDMPQTLRLLEQEILPICQYYAYIEVNDDQWPGDSVLWHGYYPLTARHANFAQAEVATAGEIFPVFHDLFDGKLRSGSNTN from the coding sequence ATGCACGTAGTCGATCGTCGTCAAAACCCAAAAGCAAAAAGCCTTGGCAATCGCCAACGCTTTTTGCGCCGTGTGAAATCGCACATGCGGAAGGCGTTTGCCGATTCAATTCGGCAGCGGAAGATCGCCGACCTCGAAGGAGGCCAGGAGGTTTCGATCAGCTCCAAAGACCTGCACGAACCAACCTTCCACCACGACCGCAACGTGGGACACCGTGATTACGTGCTTCCTGGAAACCACGAATATCGACCAGGTGACCAGATTGAAAAACCGAGCGGCGGTGCGGGCAGCGGTTCGGGGGGCAGCGCCGATGGGGACGGCGAGGATAGCTTTGTCTTCGCCCTGACGCGCGAAGAGTTTCTGGATTTGTTCTTCGAAGATCTGGAGTTACCCAATCTGGCGAAACGGAAGTTGAAATCGATGGACTCGCCCGCTTGGGTCCGTGCCGGATATTCGACCGATGGTTCGCCCCAGCGACTCAACAAGCGCGAGACGATGCGCCGCAGCTTGGCTCGCCGTATCGCCTTAGGTCGGCCGAAGCTGGCTGAAGTCGAAGCATTGCAGGCGGAATTGCAACAGGCGCAGACTGCGGGCGACGCCGATGAGATCGCCCGGCTGCGGAAACTGATCGACGCGCAGCAAACTCGGATGCGAGCGGTTCCCTATCTGGAGACGGTCGACCTGCGATACAGCCGCATCCAACGGGTCCCCAAGCCGACGACACAGGCGGTGATGTTCTGTTTGATGGACACGTCGGCGTCGATGACCGAACAGCTGAAGGACATGGCGAAGCGGTTCTATATGTTGCTGCATCTGTTCCTGAAGCGGCACTACAAAGCGGTCGAACTCGTCTTCATCCGCCACACCTACACGGCTCAAGAAGTCGATGAGCAGACGTTTTTCCACGGCCGGGAGACGGGCGGCACCGTCGTTTCGTCGGCTCTCGAAGAGATGCTGAAGATCGTCAAACAGCGGTATCCGGTCGAGGACTGGAACATCTACGCCGCCCAAGCTTCCGACGGGCACAACTTCGATCACGACATGCCGCAGACGCTGCGTCTGTTGGAACAAGAGATCCTGCCGATCTGCCAATATTACGCTTACATCGAAGTCAACGACGACCAATGGCCAGGGGACAGCGTCCTTTGGCACGGCTACTATCCGTTGACCGCTCGACACGCCAACTTTGCCCAAGCGGAGGTCGCCACGGCCGGCGAAATTTTCCCGGTCTTTCACGATCTGTTCGACGGCAAACTGCGTTCCGGCTCAAATACCAACTAG
- a CDS encoding PrkA family serine protein kinase → MATTNRTDIVQLYSESYSQHKQVRLSLKEYLEAAGSDPSLYASASERMVKAIGEPELIDTSNDPRLGRIFMNRTIKSYPTFKSFYGLEETIERIVGFFRHAAQGLEERKQILYLLGPVGGGKSSLAETLKRLMEKQPVYVLCAGDEISPIYESPLVLFDPVTMGSVLEEEYGIPRRRLAGYMSPWAIKRLDEYGGDISKFSVVRVTPSEQRGCCVAKTEPGDENNQDISSLVGKVDIRKLEYFGQDDADAYSYTGGLNRTTQGLLEFVEMFKAPLKMLHPLLTATQDGTYVGTENVGAMPYQGIIVAHSNESEWETFKANRSNEAFLDRICVVKVPYCLRATEETQIYRKLIQNSQLGNAPCAPDTLELMSQFSVLTRLKEHENSSLHAKLHVYDGESLKDTDPQARTVQEYRDAAGVTEGMDGISTRFAYKILSETFNFDNEEVAADPVHLMYVLEQSIRREQLPEETEQRYLEFVKEELGTRYAEFIGNEIRKAYLESYHSYGQNLFDRYISYADAWIDDQDYKDPDTGQLMDRDVLNEELEKIEHPAGIGNAKDFRYEVVKFALRARAKNNGRNPDWTSYEKIREVIEKRMFSQIEELLPVISFGAKKDSQAQQKHSEFVDRMTQRGYTPRQVRRLVDWYMRVSKSS, encoded by the coding sequence ATGGCCACCACAAACCGAACGGACATCGTTCAGCTTTATTCCGAGAGCTATTCGCAACACAAACAAGTCCGACTCTCTTTAAAGGAATATCTCGAAGCCGCCGGGAGCGATCCAAGCCTCTACGCATCCGCGTCGGAGCGGATGGTCAAGGCGATCGGCGAGCCCGAACTGATCGATACGTCCAACGACCCACGGTTGGGTCGGATCTTCATGAACCGGACCATCAAGTCTTATCCCACGTTCAAGAGCTTCTACGGTTTGGAAGAGACGATCGAGCGGATCGTCGGATTCTTCCGCCACGCCGCCCAAGGTTTGGAGGAGCGGAAGCAGATCCTTTATCTGTTAGGCCCCGTCGGTGGCGGCAAAAGTTCTTTGGCCGAAACGCTGAAACGGTTGATGGAAAAGCAACCTGTTTATGTGCTGTGCGCCGGCGACGAGATCAGCCCGATCTACGAGAGCCCGCTGGTTCTGTTCGATCCCGTCACGATGGGATCGGTGCTGGAAGAGGAATACGGCATCCCACGCCGCCGCTTGGCGGGTTACATGTCCCCCTGGGCGATCAAGCGGCTGGATGAATACGGCGGCGACATCTCCAAGTTTTCCGTCGTCCGCGTGACGCCGTCGGAGCAGCGTGGCTGCTGCGTGGCCAAGACCGAACCGGGCGATGAGAACAACCAAGATATCTCGTCGCTTGTCGGTAAGGTCGACATTCGCAAGTTGGAATACTTTGGCCAGGACGACGCCGACGCCTACTCCTACACCGGCGGATTAAACCGCACGACGCAGGGGCTGTTGGAATTTGTCGAGATGTTCAAAGCGCCGCTGAAGATGCTGCATCCGCTACTGACCGCGACGCAGGACGGGACTTACGTCGGAACCGAAAACGTCGGCGCGATGCCTTACCAAGGGATCATCGTCGCCCACTCCAACGAGTCCGAATGGGAGACGTTTAAAGCGAACCGCAGCAACGAAGCTTTCCTCGATCGGATCTGCGTCGTCAAGGTTCCGTATTGCTTGCGAGCGACCGAAGAGACGCAGATCTATCGCAAATTGATCCAGAACTCGCAGCTGGGGAACGCTCCGTGCGCTCCCGATACGCTGGAGTTGATGTCGCAGTTTTCGGTCCTGACGCGTTTGAAGGAGCACGAAAATTCGAGCCTGCACGCCAAGCTGCATGTCTACGACGGCGAGTCATTAAAAGACACCGACCCGCAGGCGCGGACGGTCCAGGAATACCGCGACGCCGCGGGCGTGACCGAGGGGATGGACGGAATCTCGACCCGCTTCGCCTACAAAATCCTCTCGGAGACTTTCAACTTTGACAACGAAGAGGTGGCTGCCGACCCAGTCCACCTGATGTACGTGCTGGAACAATCGATCCGCCGCGAGCAGTTGCCCGAGGAGACCGAACAGCGGTACCTGGAGTTTGTCAAAGAGGAGCTGGGGACGCGGTACGCCGAGTTCATCGGCAACGAGATTCGCAAAGCCTATCTCGAGTCGTACCACAGTTACGGCCAGAATCTGTTCGACCGTTACATCTCGTATGCCGACGCCTGGATCGACGACCAGGACTACAAGGATCCCGACACCGGCCAATTGATGGACCGCGATGTCTTGAACGAGGAGCTGGAGAAGATCGAACATCCCGCAGGGATCGGCAACGCGAAGGACTTCCGTTACGAAGTCGTCAAGTTTGCGTTGCGGGCTCGCGCCAAGAACAACGGTCGCAATCCCGATTGGACTTCGTACGAAAAGATTCGCGAAGTGATCGAGAAGCGGATGTTCAGCCAGATCGAGGAGCTGTTGCCAGTGATCAGCTTTGGCGCCAAAAAGGACAGTCAAGCTCAGCAGAAGCACAGCGAATTTGTTGACCGCATGACACAGCGTGGCTACACCCCACGCCAAGTCCGCCGCTTGGTCGATTGGTACATGCGTGTTAGTAAATCGAGCTGA